A region from the Lolium perenne isolate Kyuss_39 chromosome 4, Kyuss_2.0, whole genome shotgun sequence genome encodes:
- the LOC139830458 gene encoding disease resistance protein UNI-like, with translation MTIVTLANLGLWFGSPFYTLFSTHATYCFTARTNVTNHRIETETLDGNLRRVEERITDGSRNGLMPTVEADKWVQRAEEAISEEAENRKSFGERCMIFGCSLNCWGNYKTSKQAAEKVATVRNYISSTPLPDNVTRVRPPPPVEELSTHSVQVPPSGEDTLRDALRCIKGDLAVGVIGIWGPDRDEKTRFLKKMNDSFLGGLSFDFFIFVTASYDCTVQNIQVQITNRLRINQHDDVATQATRISELLRKKSFLLLVDDLRVQLDLQAVGIPYPLGVVRVFFFFETRSCKSCVSCARYSPGAEEKGTEESGSHVNITIHM, from the coding sequence ATGACAATTGTCACCCTTGCGAATCTTGGTCTCTGGTTCGGAAGTCCATTCTATACACTCTTTTCAACACATGCCACGTATTGCTTCACTGCTCGCACAAACGTGACGAATCACAGGATTGAAACTGAGACTTTGGATGGCAACCTGCGTCGTGTCGAAGAAAGAATCACGGATGGTTCCCGGAATGGCTTGATGCCGACGGTTGAAGCAGATAAGTGGGTTCAAAGGGCGGAGGAAGCCATATCCGAAGAAGCGGAAAACCGCAAGTCTTTTGGTGAGAGGTGCATGATTTTTGGGTGCTCCCTCAATTGTTGGGGAAACTATAAAACCAGCAAGCAAGCAGCTGAGAAGGTGGCTACTGTGAGAAACTATATCAGTAGCACACCTCTACCTGATAATGTCACACGCGTGCGACCTCCACCTCCTGTCGAAGAATTGTCCACCCACAGTGTTCAAGTTCCGCCAAGCGGAGAGGATACTCTTCGGGATGCTCTCAGGTGCATTAAGGGTGATCTCGCTGTGGGAGTGATTGGAATATGGGGTCCAGATAGAGATGAGAAAACACGTTTTCTCAAGAAGATGAATGATTCATTTCTTGGAGGCCTCTCCTTTGATTTTTTTATCTTTGTTACAGCCTCCTATGACTGCACGGTACAAAATattcaagttcaaatcacaaaCAGGCTCCGTATAAACCAGCATGATGATGTGGCAACTCAAGCTACCAGGATATCTGAACTGCTCAGGAAAAAAAGTTTTCTGCTGTTGGTGGATGACCTTCGTGTGCAGCTAGACCTTCAAGCAGTTGGCATTCCATATCCTCTTGGAGTTgtaagagttttttttttttttgagacccgGAGTTGTAAGAGTTGTGTTAGCTGCGCAAGGTACTCGCCAGGtgcagaggaaaaaggtacagagGAAAGTGGTAGTCACGTCAATATCACAATCCATATGTGA